From one Thalassobaculum sp. OXR-137 genomic stretch:
- a CDS encoding 2Fe-2S iron-sulfur cluster-binding protein has product MILNVTTPDGERHELEALAGWRVMEVIRDWGLPILAECGGACSCATCHVYVDAEWLDRLPPRSEEEEEKLDEAFDVRDTSRLSCQILMRDELDGMHVTLAPMAR; this is encoded by the coding sequence ATGATCCTCAACGTGACCACCCCCGACGGCGAGCGTCATGAGCTGGAAGCGCTGGCGGGGTGGCGCGTGATGGAGGTCATCCGGGACTGGGGACTGCCGATCCTCGCTGAATGCGGCGGCGCATGCTCCTGCGCCACATGCCATGTGTATGTGGACGCGGAGTGGCTCGACCGGCTGCCGCCGCGCAGCGAGGAGGAAGAGGAAAAGCTGGACGAGGCATTCGACGTCCGCGACACCTCCCGCCTCTCCTGCCAGATCCTGATGCGCGACGAGTTGGACGGCATGCACGTCACCCTCGCGCCCATGGCCAGATAA